One genomic region from Corallococcus soli encodes:
- a CDS encoding deoxynucleoside kinase, with translation MDHRYIVVEGPIGVGKTSLANLLTERLGSRRILEVVEENPFLSSFYADRQKFAFQTQVFFLLSRFRQQQELFQQDLFRSVTVSDYLFAKDRIFANLTLASDELALYDRVFEALGPRVTRPDLVIYLQAQLDVLLHRIRKRGREFERKFDAGYLESLTHAYNDFFSHYTDTPLLIVNTSEIDFVHNEGDREELMHAIQTAKPGVQHYVPKASRRP, from the coding sequence ATGGACCACCGCTACATCGTCGTCGAAGGGCCCATCGGCGTGGGCAAGACGAGCCTCGCCAACCTCCTCACGGAGCGCCTGGGCAGCCGCCGCATCCTCGAAGTGGTGGAGGAGAACCCCTTCCTCTCCAGCTTCTACGCGGACCGGCAGAAGTTCGCGTTCCAGACGCAGGTGTTCTTCCTGCTGTCGCGCTTCCGCCAGCAGCAGGAGCTGTTCCAGCAGGACCTGTTCCGCTCCGTCACGGTCAGCGACTACCTGTTCGCCAAGGACCGCATCTTCGCCAACCTCACGCTGGCGTCGGACGAGCTGGCCCTCTACGACCGCGTCTTCGAGGCGCTGGGGCCCCGCGTCACCCGGCCCGACCTGGTCATCTACCTCCAGGCGCAGCTGGACGTGCTCCTGCACCGCATCAGGAAGCGCGGCCGTGAGTTCGAGCGGAAGTTCGACGCGGGCTACCTGGAGTCGCTCACGCACGCCTACAACGACTTCTTCTCCCACTACACGGACACGCCGCTGCTCATCGTGAACACCTCGGAGATCGACTTCGTGCACAACGAAGGCGACCGCGAGGAGCTGATGCACGCCATCCAGACGGCGAAGCCCGGCGTTCAGCACTACGTGCCCAAGGCGTCCCGGCGGCCCTGA